The Urbifossiella limnaea genome has a window encoding:
- a CDS encoding 5-(carboxyamino)imidazole ribonucleotide synthase produces MRLGILGGGQLGRMLALAAHPLGVRPTVLDPAAEACAGHVCPHVRGEFDDFRALYELAQASDVVTYEFENVPVESARWLAERVPVFPPPRALEVSQDRVVEKTFLNSLGVPTPPFAAVETRAEFDAAVTAIGLPAVLKTRRFGYDGKGQAVIRTPADADHAWETLGGRPLILEGFVPFDRELSILAVRGRDGSIGTYPLVENEHRDGILHRSVAPAGDLGEELGERAAEYAARILTELDYVGVLAVEWFQDGPRLLANEMAPRVHNSGHWSIEGAHCSQFENHVRAVCGLPLGRCDAAGWSAMFNFIGTVPAAAAVLADPAAHLHHYGKADRPGRKVGHVTLRAGGADELAEKLPGWSAAFDRPRAGG; encoded by the coding sequence ATGCGTTTAGGCATCCTCGGCGGCGGGCAGCTCGGGCGGATGCTCGCCCTCGCGGCGCACCCGCTCGGCGTCCGCCCCACCGTCCTCGACCCCGCCGCCGAAGCCTGCGCCGGTCACGTCTGCCCGCACGTCCGCGGCGAGTTCGACGACTTCCGCGCCCTCTACGAGCTGGCGCAGGCGTCCGACGTGGTCACCTACGAGTTCGAGAACGTGCCCGTGGAGTCGGCCCGGTGGCTGGCCGAGCGCGTCCCCGTGTTCCCGCCGCCGCGGGCGCTCGAGGTGTCGCAGGACCGCGTCGTCGAGAAGACGTTCCTCAACTCGCTGGGCGTCCCCACGCCACCCTTTGCCGCCGTCGAGACGCGCGCCGAGTTCGACGCCGCGGTGACGGCAATCGGCCTGCCGGCGGTGCTGAAGACGCGCCGCTTCGGGTACGACGGCAAGGGGCAGGCGGTGATCCGCACCCCGGCCGACGCCGACCACGCCTGGGAAACGCTCGGCGGCCGGCCCCTCATCCTCGAAGGCTTCGTACCGTTCGACCGCGAGCTCTCCATCCTCGCCGTCCGCGGCCGCGACGGCAGCATCGGCACGTACCCGCTGGTCGAGAACGAGCACCGCGACGGCATCCTGCACCGCTCCGTGGCGCCGGCCGGCGACCTGGGCGAGGAGCTCGGCGAGCGCGCCGCCGAGTACGCGGCGCGCATCCTGACGGAGCTGGATTACGTCGGCGTGCTGGCGGTCGAGTGGTTCCAGGACGGCCCGCGGCTCCTGGCGAACGAGATGGCGCCGCGGGTCCACAACTCGGGGCACTGGTCGATCGAGGGGGCGCACTGTTCGCAGTTCGAGAACCACGTCCGCGCCGTGTGCGGGCTGCCGCTGGGCCGGTGCGACGCGGCGGGGTGGTCGGCGATGTTCAACTTCATCGGCACGGTGCCGGCGGCGGCCGCGGTGCTGGCGGACCCGGCGGCGCACCTGCACCACTACGGCAAGGCCGACCGTCCCGGCCGCAAGGTCGGGCACGTCACCCTTCGCGCCGGCGGCGCGGACGAGCTTGCGGAGAAGCTGCCCGGCTGGTCGGCGGCGTTCGACCGGCCGCGGGCGGGGGGCTGA
- the ndk gene encoding nucleoside-diphosphate kinase, with the protein MQQTLILLKPDAVQRRLVGEITGRFERKGLRLAGLKLVQAPRALAEQHYAVHKGKPFYDSLLAFLTSGPTVAMVWEGREAVAVCRTLMGLTDGAKAPPGTIRGDLALSVQNNLVHGSDSPENAALEVALWFPEGLVSVAGVDAQWVG; encoded by the coding sequence ATGCAGCAGACCCTCATCCTCCTGAAGCCGGACGCGGTGCAGCGCCGGCTCGTCGGCGAGATCACCGGCCGGTTCGAGCGGAAGGGCCTCCGCCTCGCCGGCCTGAAGCTGGTGCAGGCGCCGCGGGCGCTGGCCGAGCAGCACTACGCCGTCCACAAGGGGAAGCCGTTCTACGACAGCCTGCTCGCGTTCCTGACCAGCGGCCCGACGGTGGCGATGGTGTGGGAGGGGCGCGAGGCCGTGGCCGTGTGCCGCACCCTGATGGGCCTCACCGACGGGGCCAAGGCCCCGCCCGGCACCATCCGCGGCGACCTGGCGCTGAGCGTGCAGAACAACCTCGTCCACGGCAGCGACAGCCCCGAGAACGCCGCCCTCGAGGTGGCGCTGTGGTTCCCCGAGGGGCTGGTGAGCGTCGCGGGTGTTGACGCGCAGTGGGTGGGGTGA
- a CDS encoding DUF1653 domain-containing protein codes for MVPVGRYRHFKGGEYEVLGLARHSETDERLVVYRPLYGDGGLWVRPVAMFLESVEHDGRTVPRFAPLEHAG; via the coding sequence ATGGTCCCCGTCGGCCGCTACCGCCACTTCAAAGGCGGCGAGTACGAGGTGCTCGGCCTCGCCCGCCACTCCGAGACGGACGAGCGCCTCGTCGTCTACCGCCCCCTGTACGGCGACGGCGGACTGTGGGTGCGGCCCGTCGCCATGTTCCTCGAATCGGTCGAGCACGACGGCCGCACGGTGCCGCGGTTCGCACCGTTGGAACACGCCGGATGA
- a CDS encoding dienelactone hydrolase family protein, producing MTRFAAALALVVAGAAPGFAQLVTRPVAYQHGPVALEGVTVFETIGPPKRPGVLLAHEQGPNGVAAKGKAAQLVKLGYVVLAADLYGKGVAPKDAADAAARLGLGGKDRVLVRGRVAAGLAALEKLPNVDPKRLAAVGYGAGGTAVLELARAKAEVEGVVCVHGDPTPTGNDGKSVGASVLVVVGADDPAVPAARLAAFEAEMRAGGVDWQVLRMGGVAGDFTNPLAGRDLKTGRAFDPDADARTADAVKLFLAEMFPPPKAAAVAPKAVPKVAPKGVPDKALKVLEHVDRTGDAMDGYEGGRTFGNFERRLPQTDARGGRVRYREWDVNPLRPGVNRGAERLVTGSDGSAFYTADHYDSFTRIR from the coding sequence ATGACCCGGTTCGCCGCCGCCCTCGCGCTCGTCGTCGCCGGCGCCGCCCCGGGGTTCGCGCAGCTCGTCACCCGCCCCGTCGCGTACCAGCACGGCCCGGTCGCCCTCGAAGGCGTGACCGTCTTCGAGACGATCGGCCCGCCGAAGCGGCCGGGCGTGCTCCTCGCGCACGAGCAGGGGCCGAACGGCGTCGCCGCGAAGGGGAAGGCCGCGCAGTTGGTGAAGCTCGGGTACGTCGTCCTCGCCGCCGACCTGTACGGCAAGGGCGTGGCCCCGAAGGACGCGGCCGACGCCGCGGCCCGGCTCGGGCTCGGCGGCAAGGACCGGGTGCTCGTCCGCGGGCGGGTCGCCGCCGGGCTGGCGGCGCTGGAGAAGCTGCCGAACGTGGACCCGAAGCGGCTCGCGGCCGTCGGCTACGGCGCGGGCGGCACGGCGGTGCTGGAACTCGCCCGCGCCAAGGCCGAGGTCGAGGGCGTCGTCTGCGTCCACGGCGACCCGACGCCGACCGGGAACGACGGCAAGAGCGTCGGCGCCTCGGTGCTGGTCGTGGTCGGGGCCGACGACCCGGCCGTGCCCGCCGCCAGGCTCGCCGCGTTCGAGGCCGAGATGCGGGCCGGCGGCGTGGACTGGCAGGTACTCCGAATGGGCGGGGTGGCCGGCGACTTCACCAACCCGCTCGCCGGCCGCGACCTGAAGACCGGGCGCGCCTTCGACCCGGACGCCGACGCCCGCACGGCCGACGCGGTGAAGCTGTTTCTCGCCGAGATGTTCCCGCCGCCGAAGGCCGCCGCCGTCGCCCCGAAGGCGGTGCCGAAGGTCGCCCCCAAGGGCGTTCCCGACAAGGCGCTGAAGGTGCTGGAGCACGTGGACCGCACCGGCGACGCGATGGACGGCTACGAGGGCGGCCGCACGTTCGGCAACTTCGAGCGGCGCCTCCCGCAGACGGACGCCCGCGGCGGCCGCGTCCGCTACCGGGAGTGGGACGTGAACCCACTCCGCCCCGGCGTGAACCGCGGCGCCGAGCGGCTCGTCACCGGCTCCGACGGCTCCGCGTTCTACACCGCCGACCACTACGACTCGTTCACCCGCATCCGCTGA
- a CDS encoding barstar family protein: protein MLVRLDARQLPDAAALHAAVAAALGFPPGHGKNLDALVDSLTHLDDPRTPTARVQALPGELTVFRVEHADAAPAVVRALADVVAFANERRLEKGQGPVAAVAYDRG from the coding sequence ATGCTGGTCCGCCTCGACGCCCGGCAGTTGCCCGACGCGGCTGCACTTCACGCCGCCGTCGCCGCCGCGCTCGGCTTCCCGCCGGGGCACGGGAAGAACCTCGACGCGCTGGTGGATTCGCTCACCCACCTCGACGACCCGCGGACGCCGACGGCCCGGGTGCAGGCGCTGCCCGGCGAGCTGACGGTGTTCCGCGTCGAGCACGCCGACGCCGCCCCGGCCGTGGTCCGGGCGCTGGCCGACGTGGTGGCGTTCGCCAACGAGCGGCGGTTGGAGAAGGGGCAAGGCCCGGTCGCCGCCGTGGCCTACGACCGGGGCTAG
- a CDS encoding acyltransferase family protein: protein MGHPPPPPPPTRLDSVDAYRGLVMLLIMFELLKLSAVGKEAGNWFVSLLGYHQTHVEWVGCSLHDLIQPSFSFLVGVSLPYSLAARRAKGHGTAGLALHAFWRAFLLVMIGIVLRSFGEPIPDIGFTDTLSQIGLGYGFLFLLALRPVRDQWVAVGAILVGYWALFALWPVADGPGAGVKPEWFQEHGLTGFAAHWNKNANPAAAFDVWLLNLFPRQSEFVFNRGGYAGLSFVPTLATMILGLIAGGVLKSDRGGWAKVGWLAAAGVVGLAAGWLLGEVGVCPVVKRIWTPSWVLFSGGWCFLLLAGFYAVNDVIGWRRWAFPLVVVGTNSIAAYCMSNSVVKPEIGRFVRRHFGRFLEMVGPPYETAVAGAATVLLMWLILFWMYRRKIFIKV, encoded by the coding sequence ATGGGCCACCCGCCCCCGCCCCCGCCGCCGACCCGCCTCGACTCCGTCGACGCCTACCGCGGCCTCGTCATGCTCCTCATCATGTTCGAGCTGTTGAAGCTCTCCGCCGTCGGCAAGGAGGCCGGCAACTGGTTCGTTTCACTCCTCGGGTACCACCAGACGCACGTGGAGTGGGTCGGCTGCTCGCTGCACGACCTGATCCAGCCGTCGTTCTCGTTCCTGGTCGGCGTCAGCCTGCCGTACTCGCTCGCGGCCCGCCGCGCGAAGGGGCACGGCACCGCCGGCCTGGCGCTACACGCCTTCTGGCGCGCGTTCCTGCTGGTGATGATCGGCATCGTCCTGCGCTCGTTCGGCGAGCCGATCCCCGACATCGGGTTCACCGACACCCTCTCTCAGATCGGCCTCGGCTACGGCTTCCTGTTCCTGCTGGCGCTGCGCCCGGTGCGCGACCAGTGGGTCGCGGTCGGGGCCATCCTCGTCGGCTACTGGGCGCTGTTCGCGCTGTGGCCGGTCGCGGACGGACCGGGCGCCGGCGTGAAGCCGGAGTGGTTCCAGGAGCACGGGCTCACCGGCTTCGCGGCGCACTGGAACAAGAACGCGAACCCCGCCGCGGCGTTCGACGTCTGGCTGCTGAACCTGTTCCCGCGGCAGTCGGAGTTCGTGTTCAACCGCGGCGGCTACGCCGGGCTGAGCTTCGTCCCGACGCTGGCGACGATGATCCTGGGCCTGATCGCCGGCGGGGTGCTCAAGAGCGACCGCGGCGGCTGGGCGAAGGTGGGCTGGCTGGCGGCGGCCGGCGTGGTCGGCCTCGCGGCCGGGTGGCTGCTCGGCGAGGTCGGCGTGTGCCCGGTGGTGAAGCGCATCTGGACGCCGAGCTGGGTGCTGTTCAGCGGCGGCTGGTGCTTCCTACTGCTGGCCGGGTTCTACGCGGTGAACGACGTGATCGGCTGGCGGCGGTGGGCGTTCCCGCTGGTGGTGGTGGGCACGAACTCGATCGCCGCGTACTGCATGAGCAACTCGGTCGTGAAGCCGGAGATCGGGCGGTTCGTGCGGCGGCACTTCGGCCGGTTCCTGGAGATGGTCGGGCCGCCGTACGAGACGGCCGTGGCCGGCGCGGCGACGGTGCTGCTGATGTGGCTGATCCTGTTCTGGATGTACCGGCGGAAGATATTCATCAAGGTGTAG
- a CDS encoding TylF/MycF/NovP-related O-methyltransferase, with protein sequence MPVVTSLKAMTRPWRARLARLLYAGDDGAARAATAVADRRAADLAAAHDQLARSEDARAAAESARAAAEREAAELRQMTWEKAVALMTAGRNEKDWEAAARLVNRAVDELVRPWHKSVTWGDRLLTLDKSASVIREPVFQEALNTFRGLHPYDQYDGPDTIAWRLNTLVWAARRAVGLDGDFVECGVFKGDMAYTVARCVSFEKLPKTFHLYDSFEGYSPKYTSADDFRFNPNFLDMANAAYRIPRLYETVRDRFAGYPNVTVVRGFVPDALDMTAHQKIAFLHIDLNSPRAEVACLETLFDRVVPGGVVLLDDYGWIDFVAQKEAEDEFFGRRGYQVLELPTGQGMVVKR encoded by the coding sequence ATGCCTGTCGTGACGAGCCTGAAGGCGATGACCCGGCCGTGGCGGGCGCGGCTGGCCCGCCTCCTCTACGCCGGCGACGACGGCGCCGCCCGCGCCGCGACGGCCGTCGCCGACCGCCGCGCCGCCGACCTGGCCGCGGCCCACGACCAACTCGCCCGCTCCGAGGACGCCCGCGCCGCCGCCGAATCCGCCCGCGCCGCTGCCGAGCGCGAGGCGGCCGAGCTCCGGCAGATGACGTGGGAGAAGGCCGTCGCCCTGATGACGGCCGGCCGCAACGAGAAGGACTGGGAGGCGGCCGCCCGGCTCGTCAACCGCGCCGTCGACGAGCTCGTCCGCCCGTGGCACAAGTCCGTGACGTGGGGCGACCGGCTCCTGACGCTCGACAAGTCCGCCAGCGTCATCCGCGAGCCGGTGTTTCAGGAGGCGCTGAACACGTTCCGCGGCCTCCACCCCTACGACCAGTACGACGGCCCCGACACCATCGCGTGGCGGCTGAACACGCTCGTGTGGGCCGCCCGCCGGGCCGTCGGGCTCGACGGCGACTTCGTCGAGTGCGGCGTCTTCAAGGGCGACATGGCGTACACCGTGGCCCGCTGCGTCAGCTTCGAGAAGCTGCCGAAGACGTTCCACCTGTACGACTCGTTCGAGGGCTACTCGCCCAAGTACACCTCGGCCGACGACTTCCGCTTCAACCCGAACTTTCTCGACATGGCGAACGCGGCTTACCGCATCCCCCGGCTGTACGAGACGGTCCGCGACCGCTTCGCCGGCTACCCGAACGTCACGGTGGTGCGCGGCTTCGTGCCCGACGCGCTGGACATGACGGCGCACCAGAAGATCGCGTTCCTGCACATCGACCTGAACTCGCCGCGGGCCGAGGTGGCGTGCCTGGAGACGCTGTTCGACCGCGTGGTGCCCGGCGGCGTCGTGCTGCTCGACGACTACGGCTGGATCGACTTCGTGGCCCAGAAGGAGGCCGAGGACGAGTTCTTCGGCCGCCGCGGGTATCAGGTGCTGGAACTGCCGACGGGCCAGGGGATGGTGGTGAAGCGGTGA
- the purE gene encoding 5-(carboxyamino)imidazole ribonucleotide mutase — protein MAEPLVGIIMGSRSDWETMRHAAELLGELGVAYEARVVSAHRTPDLLFDYAEQAVGRGLEVIIAGAGGAAHLPGMCAAKTCLPVVGVPVESAVLRGVDSLLSIVQMPGGVPVATMAIGKAGARNAALFAAAVLANKYPPVRQAVQAFRAKQTQDVLDHPDPRG, from the coding sequence ATGGCCGAGCCGCTCGTCGGAATCATCATGGGCTCCCGGTCCGACTGGGAGACGATGCGGCACGCCGCCGAGTTGCTCGGCGAACTCGGCGTCGCCTACGAGGCGCGGGTGGTGTCGGCCCACCGCACCCCCGACCTGCTGTTCGACTACGCCGAGCAGGCCGTCGGCCGCGGGCTGGAAGTGATCATCGCCGGCGCCGGCGGCGCGGCCCACCTGCCGGGCATGTGCGCGGCGAAGACGTGCCTGCCGGTGGTCGGCGTGCCGGTGGAGTCGGCGGTGCTGCGGGGCGTGGACTCGCTGCTGTCGATCGTGCAGATGCCGGGCGGGGTGCCGGTGGCGACGATGGCGATCGGCAAGGCGGGGGCGCGGAACGCGGCGCTGTTCGCGGCGGCGGTCCTGGCGAACAAGTACCCGCCGGTGCGGCAGGCGGTGCAGGCGTTCCGCGCCAAGCAGACGCAGGACGTGCTCGACCACCCCGACCCGCGGGGGTAG
- a CDS encoding polysaccharide biosynthesis/export family protein, protein MGTRRGRDWVRAGACAAGVLAAGCADARFLRRNAPPPPDPVAAATPAADYRIGCPDVLEVGVADRPAWDAVAAVDLDGRLPVAARPRVEGLTLDEARTAVALAAGVPADDVSLSLAAPRGGRVYVHGPVRGHTRVVPFQGPEPVVAFLTRTGSLPPGSELSKVYVVRPNVAGGGRPEVFKVNPAAVLLDGDHATNVTLRPSDQVYVGETRGSAVSRALPSWLGPAYRRLLGLLPDEWNWWPFGGADRLP, encoded by the coding sequence GTGGGAACGCGCCGCGGCAGAGACTGGGTCCGGGCGGGGGCGTGCGCCGCGGGCGTGCTCGCGGCCGGGTGCGCCGACGCCCGCTTCCTCCGCCGCAACGCCCCGCCCCCGCCCGACCCCGTCGCCGCCGCGACCCCCGCCGCCGACTACCGCATCGGCTGCCCCGACGTGCTCGAGGTCGGCGTCGCCGACCGGCCCGCGTGGGACGCGGTCGCCGCCGTCGATCTCGACGGCCGGTTGCCCGTCGCGGCGCGGCCGCGCGTCGAGGGGCTGACGCTCGACGAGGCCCGCACCGCGGTGGCGCTGGCGGCGGGTGTGCCCGCGGACGACGTGAGTCTGTCGCTGGCGGCGCCGCGCGGCGGGCGGGTGTACGTCCACGGCCCGGTCCGCGGCCACACCCGCGTCGTGCCGTTCCAGGGGCCGGAGCCGGTCGTCGCCTTCCTGACGCGGACCGGCAGCCTGCCGCCGGGGTCGGAGCTGAGCAAGGTTTACGTGGTGCGGCCGAACGTCGCCGGGGGCGGCCGGCCGGAGGTGTTCAAGGTGAACCCCGCGGCCGTCCTCCTCGACGGCGACCACGCCACGAACGTGACGCTGCGGCCGTCGGACCAGGTGTACGTGGGCGAGACGAGGGGGTCGGCCGTGTCGCGGGCGCTGCCGAGCTGGCTGGGGCCGGCGTACCGGCGGCTGCTGGGGCTGCTGCCCGACGAGTGGAACTGGTGGCCGTTCGGCGGGGCCGACCGCCTCCCGTAG